A stretch of the Oncorhynchus mykiss isolate Arlee chromosome 23, USDA_OmykA_1.1, whole genome shotgun sequence genome encodes the following:
- the LOC118943899 gene encoding ciliary-associated calcium-binding coiled-coil protein 1-like isoform X4 — translation MSAKAKQSNKSADKNANDRNDVASKENYAEKANPQWKLISHEQINTLLDLTVEQVQFQFEEILGLKNYQTCLKEASLLDYFVSGFWWTREMNYTCQQISFIMALLQLLLDNISEKQMPFVDNLNEFAKMISGTRQSPSPEVDSLFDAEQAMSITDYLKCSLFQNYQLYEFLFSQPREELLLGKKRTIEVISSADFVAPLEEGMNTDDYLHYMTPVEQQEEGQRTSQEEDGEVPGETALEQEKENKATGLEGYNVQDVKDVLGDLTKEMLGTLQAEFTEKLRVQEESFSTRLEPLKHSACK, via the exons ATGTCTGCAAAAGCGAAACAAAGCAACAAGTCAGCGGATAAAAATGCAAACGATAGAAATGACGTTGCGTCCAAA GAAAATTATGCTGAAAAAGCCAACCCTCAATGGAAACTTATTTCCCATGAACAAATCAACACGCTGTTGGATTTGACAGTGGAACAAGTGCAATT CCAGTTTGAAGAAATACTTGGTTTGAAGAACTACCAGACGTGTCTGAAGGAGGCTTCCCTGTTGGACTACTTTGTCTCTGGCTTCTGGTGGACCAGGGAGATGAACTACACCTGTCAACAGATCTCATTCATCATGGCTCTACTGCAATTGTTACTGGACAATATCAGTG AGAAGCAGATGCCGTTTGTTGATAACCTGAATGAGTTTGCCAAGATGATATCAGGAACGCGCCAGTCTCCTTCTCCAGAGGTTGACTCACTGTTTGATGCTGAGCAGGCCATGTCCATCACTGACTACCTGAAGTGCAG TCTCTTTCAGAACTACCAACTCTATGAGTTTCTCTTCAGCCAACCTAGAGAGGAGCTGCTCCTTGGGAAGAAG AGGACCATAGAGGTGATCAGCTCAGCAGACTTTGTAGCCCCACTGGAGGAAGGCATGAATACTGATGACTACCTCCATTACATGACTCCTGTTGAACAGCAGgaagag ggacagaggaccagccaggaggaggatggagaggtacCAGGTGAAACAGCTctggagcaggagaaggagaacAAGGCTACAGGGTTGGAAGGATACAACGTTCAGGATGTCAAAGACGTGCTGGGAGACCTGACCAAAGAGATGCTGGGAACCCTACAG GCTGAATTCACAGAGAAGCTGAGAGTCCAGGAGGAGAGTTTCAGTACCAGACTAGAACCACTGAAACATTCTGCCTGCAAATAG
- the LOC118943899 gene encoding uncharacterized protein LOC118943899 isoform X1, whose translation MSAKAKQSNKSADKNANDRNDVASKENYAEKANPQWKLISHEQINTLLDLTVEQVQFQFEEILGLKNYQTCLKEASLLDYFVSGFWWTREMNYTCQQISFIMALLQLLLDNISEKQMPFVDNLNEFAKMISGTRQSPSPEVDSLFDAEQAMSITDYLKCSLFQNYQLYEFLFSQPREELLLGKKRTIEVISSADFVAPLEEGMNTDDYLHYMTPVEQQEEVLYCRTTDDYLHYMTPVEQQEEVLYCRTTDDYLHYMTPVEQQEEVLYCRTTDDYLHYMTPVEQQEEVLYCRTTDDYLHYMTPVEQQEEVLYCRTTDDYLHYMTPVEQQEEVLYCRTTDDYLHYMTPVEQQEEVLYCRTTDDYLHYMTPVEQQEEVLYCRTTDDYLHYMTPVEQQEEGQRTSQEEDGEVPGETALEQEKENKATGLEGYNVQDVKDVLGDLTKEMLGTLQAEFTEKLRVQEESFSTRLEPLKHSACK comes from the exons ATGTCTGCAAAAGCGAAACAAAGCAACAAGTCAGCGGATAAAAATGCAAACGATAGAAATGACGTTGCGTCCAAA GAAAATTATGCTGAAAAAGCCAACCCTCAATGGAAACTTATTTCCCATGAACAAATCAACACGCTGTTGGATTTGACAGTGGAACAAGTGCAATT CCAGTTTGAAGAAATACTTGGTTTGAAGAACTACCAGACGTGTCTGAAGGAGGCTTCCCTGTTGGACTACTTTGTCTCTGGCTTCTGGTGGACCAGGGAGATGAACTACACCTGTCAACAGATCTCATTCATCATGGCTCTACTGCAATTGTTACTGGACAATATCAGTG AGAAGCAGATGCCGTTTGTTGATAACCTGAATGAGTTTGCCAAGATGATATCAGGAACGCGCCAGTCTCCTTCTCCAGAGGTTGACTCACTGTTTGATGCTGAGCAGGCCATGTCCATCACTGACTACCTGAAGTGCAG TCTCTTTCAGAACTACCAACTCTATGAGTTTCTCTTCAGCCAACCTAGAGAGGAGCTGCTCCTTGGGAAGAAG AGGACCATAGAGGTGATCAGCTCAGCAGACTTTGTAGCCCCACTGGAGGAAGGCATGAATACTGATGACTACCTCCATTACATGACTCCTGTTGAACAGCAGgaagaggtactgtactgtaggactactGATGACTACCTCCATTACATGACTCCTGTTGAACAGCAGgaagaggtactgtactgtaggactactGATGACTACCTCCATTACATGACTCCTGTTGAACAGCAGgaagaggtactgtactgtaggactactGATGACTACCTCCATTACATGACTCCTGTTGAACAGCAGgaagaggtactgtactgtaggactactGATGACTACCTCCATTACATGACTCCTGTTGAACAGCAGgaagaggtactgtactgtaggactactGATGACTACCTCCATTACATGACTCCTGTTGAACAGCAGgaagaggtactgtactgtaggactactGATGACTACCTCCATTACATGACTCCTGTTGAACAGCAGgaagaggtactgtactgtaggactactGATGACTACCTCCATTACATGACTCCTGTTGAACAGCAGgaagaggtactgtactgtaggactactGATGACTACCTCCATTACATGACTCCTGTTGAACAGCAGgaagag ggacagaggaccagccaggaggaggatggagaggtacCAGGTGAAACAGCTctggagcaggagaaggagaacAAGGCTACAGGGTTGGAAGGATACAACGTTCAGGATGTCAAAGACGTGCTGGGAGACCTGACCAAAGAGATGCTGGGAACCCTACAG GCTGAATTCACAGAGAAGCTGAGAGTCCAGGAGGAGAGTTTCAGTACCAGACTAGAACCACTGAAACATTCTGCCTGCAAATAG
- the LOC118943899 gene encoding uncharacterized protein LOC118943899 isoform X2 yields the protein MENYAEKANPQWKLISHEQINTLLDLTVEQVQFQFEEILGLKNYQTCLKEASLLDYFVSGFWWTREMNYTCQQISFIMALLQLLLDNISEKQMPFVDNLNEFAKMISGTRQSPSPEVDSLFDAEQAMSITDYLKCSLFQNYQLYEFLFSQPREELLLGKKRTIEVISSADFVAPLEEGMNTDDYLHYMTPVEQQEEVLYCRTTDDYLHYMTPVEQQEEVLYCRTTDDYLHYMTPVEQQEEVLYCRTTDDYLHYMTPVEQQEEVLYCRTTDDYLHYMTPVEQQEEVLYCRTTDDYLHYMTPVEQQEEVLYCRTTDDYLHYMTPVEQQEEVLYCRTTDDYLHYMTPVEQQEEVLYCRTTDDYLHYMTPVEQQEEGQRTSQEEDGEVPGETALEQEKENKATGLEGYNVQDVKDVLGDLTKEMLGTLQAEFTEKLRVQEESFSTRLEPLKHSACK from the exons ATG GAAAATTATGCTGAAAAAGCCAACCCTCAATGGAAACTTATTTCCCATGAACAAATCAACACGCTGTTGGATTTGACAGTGGAACAAGTGCAATT CCAGTTTGAAGAAATACTTGGTTTGAAGAACTACCAGACGTGTCTGAAGGAGGCTTCCCTGTTGGACTACTTTGTCTCTGGCTTCTGGTGGACCAGGGAGATGAACTACACCTGTCAACAGATCTCATTCATCATGGCTCTACTGCAATTGTTACTGGACAATATCAGTG AGAAGCAGATGCCGTTTGTTGATAACCTGAATGAGTTTGCCAAGATGATATCAGGAACGCGCCAGTCTCCTTCTCCAGAGGTTGACTCACTGTTTGATGCTGAGCAGGCCATGTCCATCACTGACTACCTGAAGTGCAG TCTCTTTCAGAACTACCAACTCTATGAGTTTCTCTTCAGCCAACCTAGAGAGGAGCTGCTCCTTGGGAAGAAG AGGACCATAGAGGTGATCAGCTCAGCAGACTTTGTAGCCCCACTGGAGGAAGGCATGAATACTGATGACTACCTCCATTACATGACTCCTGTTGAACAGCAGgaagaggtactgtactgtaggactactGATGACTACCTCCATTACATGACTCCTGTTGAACAGCAGgaagaggtactgtactgtaggactactGATGACTACCTCCATTACATGACTCCTGTTGAACAGCAGgaagaggtactgtactgtaggactactGATGACTACCTCCATTACATGACTCCTGTTGAACAGCAGgaagaggtactgtactgtaggactactGATGACTACCTCCATTACATGACTCCTGTTGAACAGCAGgaagaggtactgtactgtaggactactGATGACTACCTCCATTACATGACTCCTGTTGAACAGCAGgaagaggtactgtactgtaggactactGATGACTACCTCCATTACATGACTCCTGTTGAACAGCAGgaagaggtactgtactgtaggactactGATGACTACCTCCATTACATGACTCCTGTTGAACAGCAGgaagaggtactgtactgtaggactactGATGACTACCTCCATTACATGACTCCTGTTGAACAGCAGgaagag ggacagaggaccagccaggaggaggatggagaggtacCAGGTGAAACAGCTctggagcaggagaaggagaacAAGGCTACAGGGTTGGAAGGATACAACGTTCAGGATGTCAAAGACGTGCTGGGAGACCTGACCAAAGAGATGCTGGGAACCCTACAG GCTGAATTCACAGAGAAGCTGAGAGTCCAGGAGGAGAGTTTCAGTACCAGACTAGAACCACTGAAACATTCTGCCTGCAAATAG
- the LOC118943899 gene encoding uncharacterized protein LOC118943899 isoform X5: MNTDDYLHYMTPVEQQEEVLYCRTTDDYLHYMTPVEQQEEVLYCRTTDDYLHYMTPVEQQEEVLYCRTTDDYLHYMTPVEQQEEVLYCRTTDDYLHYMTPVEQQEEVLYCRTTDDYLHYMTPVEQQEEVLYCRTTDDYLHYMTPVEQQEEVLYCRTTDDYLHYMTPVEQQEEVLYCRTTDDYLHYMTPVEQQEEGQRTSQEEDGEVPGETALEQEKENKATGLEGYNVQDVKDVLGDLTKEMLGTLQAEFTEKLRVQEESFSTRLEPLKHSACK; this comes from the exons ATGAATACTGATGACTACCTCCATTACATGACTCCTGTTGAACAGCAGgaagaggtactgtactgtaggactactGATGACTACCTCCATTACATGACTCCTGTTGAACAGCAGgaagaggtactgtactgtaggactactGATGACTACCTCCATTACATGACTCCTGTTGAACAGCAGgaagaggtactgtactgtaggactactGATGACTACCTCCATTACATGACTCCTGTTGAACAGCAGgaagaggtactgtactgtaggactactGATGACTACCTCCATTACATGACTCCTGTTGAACAGCAGgaagaggtactgtactgtaggactactGATGACTACCTCCATTACATGACTCCTGTTGAACAGCAGgaagaggtactgtactgtaggactactGATGACTACCTCCATTACATGACTCCTGTTGAACAGCAGgaagaggtactgtactgtaggactactGATGACTACCTCCATTACATGACTCCTGTTGAACAGCAGgaagaggtactgtactgtaggactactGATGACTACCTCCATTACATGACTCCTGTTGAACAGCAGgaagag ggacagaggaccagccaggaggaggatggagaggtacCAGGTGAAACAGCTctggagcaggagaaggagaacAAGGCTACAGGGTTGGAAGGATACAACGTTCAGGATGTCAAAGACGTGCTGGGAGACCTGACCAAAGAGATGCTGGGAACCCTACAG GCTGAATTCACAGAGAAGCTGAGAGTCCAGGAGGAGAGTTTCAGTACCAGACTAGAACCACTGAAACATTCTGCCTGCAAATAG
- the LOC118943899 gene encoding uncharacterized protein LOC118943899 isoform X3: protein MSAKAKQSNKSADKNANDRNDVASKENYAEKANPQWKLISHEQINTLLDLTVEQVQFQFEEILGLKNYQTCLKEASLLDYFVSGFWWTREMNYTCQQISFIMALLQLLLDNISEKQMPFVDNLNEFAKMISGTRQSPSPEVDSLFDAEQAMSITDYLKCSLFQNYQLYEFLFSQPREELLLGKKRTIEVISSADFVAPLEEGMNTDDYLHYMTPVEQQEEVLYCRTTDDYLHYMTPVEQQEEVLYCRTTDDYLHYMTPVEQQEEVLYCRTTDDYLHYMTPVEQQEEVLYCRTTDDYLHYMTPVEQQEEVLYCRTTDDYLHYMTPVEQQEEVLYCRTTDDYLHYMTPVEQQEEVLYCRTTDDYLHYMTPVEQQEEVLYCRTTDDYLHYMTPVEQQEEVLYCRTTDDYLIT from the exons ATGTCTGCAAAAGCGAAACAAAGCAACAAGTCAGCGGATAAAAATGCAAACGATAGAAATGACGTTGCGTCCAAA GAAAATTATGCTGAAAAAGCCAACCCTCAATGGAAACTTATTTCCCATGAACAAATCAACACGCTGTTGGATTTGACAGTGGAACAAGTGCAATT CCAGTTTGAAGAAATACTTGGTTTGAAGAACTACCAGACGTGTCTGAAGGAGGCTTCCCTGTTGGACTACTTTGTCTCTGGCTTCTGGTGGACCAGGGAGATGAACTACACCTGTCAACAGATCTCATTCATCATGGCTCTACTGCAATTGTTACTGGACAATATCAGTG AGAAGCAGATGCCGTTTGTTGATAACCTGAATGAGTTTGCCAAGATGATATCAGGAACGCGCCAGTCTCCTTCTCCAGAGGTTGACTCACTGTTTGATGCTGAGCAGGCCATGTCCATCACTGACTACCTGAAGTGCAG TCTCTTTCAGAACTACCAACTCTATGAGTTTCTCTTCAGCCAACCTAGAGAGGAGCTGCTCCTTGGGAAGAAG AGGACCATAGAGGTGATCAGCTCAGCAGACTTTGTAGCCCCACTGGAGGAAGGCATGAATACTGATGACTACCTCCATTACATGACTCCTGTTGAACAGCAGgaagaggtactgtactgtaggactactGATGACTACCTCCATTACATGACTCCTGTTGAACAGCAGgaagaggtactgtactgtaggactactGATGACTACCTCCATTACATGACTCCTGTTGAACAGCAGgaagaggtactgtactgtaggactactGATGACTACCTCCATTACATGACTCCTGTTGAACAGCAGgaagaggtactgtactgtaggactactGATGACTACCTCCATTACATGACTCCTGTTGAACAGCAGgaagaggtactgtactgtaggactactGATGACTACCTCCATTACATGACTCCTGTTGAACAGCAGgaagaggtactgtactgtaggactactGATGACTACCTCCATTACATGACTCCTGTTGAACAGCAGgaagaggtactgtactgtaggactactGATGACTACCTCCATTACATGACTCCTGTTGAACAGCAGgaagaggtactgtactgtaggactactGATGACTACCTCCATTACATGACTCCTGTTGAACAGCAGgaagaggtactgtactgtaggactactGATGACTACCTCATTACATGA
- the LOC110513179 gene encoding transmembrane protein 26-like — translation MIVKFICAVVTRSLFLLISLIGVWRVVWVKNNALYWFLTILYLPLVVEMILTLKRKKLQDYKWFSPAIFLFLISIIPSLWILELHHQQNKATDSRCDKLDSSENIKSLLNMWRGNSTNGSETLLQGSVSLLSSVCANDWILALHQTLLILLVIGKWLLPVAGGVTRDELSQLLLIFVGTAADILEFTSETLLDVKDSSPSMVYVILGVWTWSMFQFPLHLSVSTSRPDEYSEGDQGVSLLARLRTDIWSMVESLFVQDGPFLVVRLTLILYFHVIHQMLIFFAIKNFLVVILNFYRLFAIYCDYKASG, via the exons ATGATAGTGAAGTTTATCTGTGCGGTTGTTACCCGGTCGCTATTCCTTCTCATCTCTCTGATAGGAGTATGGAGAGTGGTCTGGGTTAAGAATAATGCTCTTTATTGGTTCTTGACGATCCTTTATCTTCCTCTGGTGGTCGAGATGATTTTAACCCTGAAGAGAAAAAAATTACAGGATTATAAATG GTTTTCTCCTGCCATCTTCCTGTTCCTCATCAGTATCATTCCATCTCTATGGATTCTAGAGTTACATCATCAACAGAACAAAGCTACTGATTCCAGG TGTGACAAACTGGATTCATCTGAAAACATAAAGAGCCTGTTAAACATGTGGAGAGGGAATTCCACCAATGGCAGCGAGACGTTACTCCAG GGTTCAGTATCTCTGTTGTCGTCAGTGTGCGCTAACGACTGGATCCTGGCCCTGCACCAGACCCTGTTGATCCTGCTGGTCATAGGGAAGTGGCTGCTCCCTGTTGCAggaggggtgaccagggatgaaCTGTCTCAGCTCCTCCTCATCTTCGTAGGCACTGCCGCTGACATCCTGGAGTTCACCTCAGAGACACTGTTGGATGTCAA GGACAGCAGTCCCAGCATGGTGTACGTCATCCTCGGAGTCTGGACGTGGAGTATGTTCCAGTTTCCTCTCCACCTGTCAG tGTCTACCTCCAGACCTGATGAATATTCAGAGGGGGACCAGGGTGTGTCTCTGCTGGCCAGACTAAGGACAGATATATGGAGCATGGTGGAGAGCCTCTTCGTCCAGGACGGACCCTTCCTGGTGGTCCGCCTCACCCTCATCCTCTACTTCCACGTCATACACCAGATGCTCATCTTCTTCGCCATCAAGAACTTCCTGGTGGTCATTCTGAACTTCTACCGTCTGTTTGCCATCTACTGCGACTACAAGGCTTCAGGTTGA